The genomic stretch AATTTTGTTTACCGATAGTAGTACCCTTttattaagtgataaactattttaGTAAGCCCTGGGAAACGCGCATTTGCACAGATATATACTAACATGTTCCAAAACTGATAATTTTGGTCTTACAATAACTTAATGAAAAGTAATTAATACAAACACACACTTACACAACAATAAGCAACAAACAATTTGAACGTAACTGAATTAGgccttttattttgttttctttgttttttgagGAAAAACTGTTGAAACATGGATCCGTCCCATCCAACATTCATCTTCGGCCGACAGAATTGCCATGGATATCCAGTGTCAACCCTGATTCACCAAACTTTTCTTGCATCAGTTTTTCGAGTCGGTTGGCCATGGATGGTggtaccaaattcacccaatCACCGACTTCTCCTTTCCTGAAAAAGGAACTATGCTTAGCTCTAAAAACAGTTTGTATCTCCCCCTCCTTGTTACAGTTCAAATTCTGAAGATTTTCGAAGCTACAAAGCATTGCTATCTCTTCAACCAAACCTGCTTCCTCTTCCTCAGCTGAAAATGGATGACCTAAAAAGTCAGCTATCTTCTTCACGGAGCAAgtgatatttttcttaaaatcctCATACTTCAAAAACAACACTTTCTGAGGGTCCTTCAAGCTTGCATTCCAATATCCCAAACAATGGTCCCAGAATGGACCATAAGGGTATATACCCTGACAAAATGTTTCAAAAGGTACATCAACAGACTCCAATGGCCTTGATGCAGAACGATTTTGCCGCACAAAGTGCAGGATAGAGGTGAATACATCCAAAGGGTTTCGGCAAAGGTAGATGATTCGACAGTTGGAACAATCCAAAATGGTGCTTGGAAGGAATTGATAAGGTAGGTGAGTCGCAAGGATTCGCGGGCATGGCATAGCATCTATATCAGGAATATTACCATCTTTGTACAGATACATCTCGAGAAAAGGGACCAGATGATGAGGGTTGGAGAAGAGCAAAGGGCTCTCATCAACTGAATGATTGTTACGGTTAACAATACTGAAGGTGAGGGCTTTAAGCCATGTGGTTCCTGATTTCGGCATGGTGGCCAAAATAATGTCTGAGTCAATGGCTTTGAAGTGCTTTTGAAAGGTTAATGTAGCTTGAAGTAAATCTGCACCAAACCAAACGCCTTGGTAATTAGCCAGCAGGCTCCCTGCTACAGGCTTCTTTGGTTGCAACCTCTGGAAGAGCTCTTCAAAGTGATCATCTTTTTGCTCCACTTCAGTTGAAGATGACATTTCCTGGATAACTTCAATGAAaatctgtgtgtgtgtgtgtgtgtgtgttttttttttttggattgatACCAGCAAATTTTGAGCCAATACTTGTGTGCTGCACCATTAATGAAATGCTGAAGTTTATATAAAGATGATCAACTGTCCTTTAGACATCAAAGTTAGGACAGATCAACAGTCCAATATGTTATCTACACATTCAAGTTGCGCTATAGTTTATGATATGTAAATAAATTATACAATGAAAGAGAGTAATGGAGTGATGATCCAATGAAAGTGATCGTTTTAGAATAAGATAATCCCCTGCGAATCATGTCAAGGGTGGTTTGAAAGACAAGTTTCAttcatgaaatttcaaaattaaaatcGAGATACAAGTGAGCTGTTGGGATGCTAATTCAAATTTGGATGATATTATTCTTGGGAAGGACAGGTCAACTCAACTGTGAATTGTGTCATTCATATCGTTACTCAAAAGTTTGCCACGTAATCATCAATCATACAGTCGAGAGTGAGAGGATAACCATACTTGAAGTCTTGTCATATTTAATTGGTGGAAAAGGATTCTATATTAGTTCCATTCGATAATAGAGTAGGTGCTTTAATGTGCGAGGTACCCCAAGTTAGGTAGTCATAATGTGTATGTCTTTAAGGTGCATCCCGATGTAAAGTTCTACcttacaaaaaattttaaaattggtACAGTAAAAATTACTCCATCTGTCCCATTTTGataattctaattttttttcacactgtttaagaaaaaatagttaattttgttggaaaaataaattcaaattgctatttttctaaaatacacttacattaaataaagttggcttttcatatatcaatatgtTTTGAAAAATCTAAATGCATTAAATGGGATAGGTTATATTCAATACTAACAATCTATATTAAATAAAGTTGTTCATAGTAATGACAACTTACATTAAATAaaggtattttagaaaaattaaaagacaactacattcttcaattgaaaagtgaactacaatttgggacagacaaaaaagaaaaacatgactattaaagtgggacggagggaatAATAGTAgtagttattattattattgtttttattattattatatgcCGTACTATCCATATCAGGTAGCGAGGCATAGAAGCTAGAAGAACGATAGTAGATACTAGCAGgggcggagccagaaaaaaatcttagtgggggcaaaaataacaccaaaattttttatctactctttttcttattttttaagcaaaaaaataaaaaataaattcaccaacaagtacaaatggGGGAAGAAAGAGGGGCCGTCGGTTGTGAAGGGAAAATGGGGGACCAGAGGAGGAAAGGGAACTTGGGAAGTGGGGACAAAAAGGAAAGACTGATATAACTGGTACTTGGCCCTGGTGGGGGAAAATGGGGAATCAGAGGAGAAAAGTGAATGATATAAATTTTGTGACCCattctttcatattttttctaaaaaatctcTGGAGGCACCTTTATAATTATGTCAAAATTGTATAATTGTTATAGGAATTTAAGGGGGCAGTGGGGCCCGTGCCCCCGGTGCACCCGTTAAATCCGCCCCTGGATACTAGTTAGAGGCTATCTTTTAATACTTCAAGAAATATAAAGTtatcatttttaaaaataaaggaaaaataaatttatttggCAAGATACGAGACGGTTTGAACGAATTTCctataaaaaaattcatttactAAGATTTGCCAGGCTTAGTGCGTAAAATGACCAGGAAAATGAAACAAGCTCCAAGGAAGTCAATGTTCGCAAATTAAGATGGGAGAAAATCGCGCCTGTTATTAGAAGAAAGGATCCTGCTCCAACCTTACAAGTTGAGTGTTGGcaccaatgttttgaaaaccggaccggaccggtcggttcgaccggttgaaccgcgaaccggccatggcaccggtccggttcaatgACATTGTTGACTTTGCTAGAAAACCGGTCAAAGACCGGTTGAACCGTGAAAACCGTCGAACCGGATTGAATCGGCGGTTTTTCGGTTTTCagctttccctctttttttttttttaagttttgtaaaatgcagctatcaagattcgaacccaagacctttgtaataaaagaccaatgtattaaccgttgcaccatcacatcttattagtttttttttataacttatttatataaagcaaacactcatatttcttttttccatttttcttacaaaatctcatcctcttatggctctttctttttaattttcaactctctctctct from Coffea eugenioides isolate CCC68of chromosome 8, Ceug_1.0, whole genome shotgun sequence encodes the following:
- the LOC113781595 gene encoding cytosolic sulfotransferase 15-like, yielding MSSSTEVEQKDDHFEELFQRLQPKKPVAGSLLANYQGVWFGADLLQATLTFQKHFKAIDSDIILATMPKSGTTWLKALTFSIVNRNNHSVDESPLLFSNPHHLVPFLEMYLYKDGNIPDIDAMPCPRILATHLPYQFLPSTILDCSNCRIIYLCRNPLDVFTSILHFVRQNRSASRPLESVDVPFETFCQGIYPYGPFWDHCLGYWNASLKDPQKVLFLKYEDFKKNITCSVKKIADFLGHPFSAEEEEAGLVEEIAMLCSFENLQNLNCNKEGEIQTVFRAKHSSFFRKGEVGDWVNLVPPSMANRLEKLMQEKFGESGLTLDIHGNSVGRR